A single genomic interval of Gallus gallus isolate bGalGal1 chromosome 10, bGalGal1.mat.broiler.GRCg7b, whole genome shotgun sequence harbors:
- the C15orf61 gene encoding uncharacterized protein C15orf61 homolog precursor, whose protein sequence is MQALRRLHEAVLGLLLWGRAASARPDASEVLSQHLRQRGLPHWTSYCVKYSAVRNDQFGLSHFNWRVDGANYHILRTGCFPFVKYHCSRAAPQDLALQNAAFTALKVLNAGIPTLLYGIGSWFFVSVTETVHTSRGPVTIYFLNKEDEGAMY, encoded by the exons ATGCAGGCGCTGAGGCGGCTGCACGAGGCGGTCCtcgggctgctgctgtgggggaGAGCGGCGTCGGCCCGCCCCGACGCCTCGGAGGTGCTGAGCCAGCACCTGCGGCAGCGCGGCCTGCCCCACTGGACGTCGTACTGCGTTAAGTACAGCGCGGTGCGCAACGACCAGTTCGGCCTCTCGCACTTCAACTGGCGCGTGGACGGCGCCAACTACCACATCCTGCGCACCGGCTGCTTCCCCTTCGTCAAGTACCACTGCTCCCGTGCCGCCCCGCAGGACCTGGCGCTGCAGAACGCCGCCTTCACCGCCCTCAAGGTGCTCAACGCCG GCATCCCAACCTTACTATATGGAATTGGCTCCTGGTTCTTTGTCAGTGTCACAGAGACTGTTCACACCAGTCGTGGCCCGgttactatttattttctaaataaagaaGATGAAGGTGCAATGTACTGA